A region from the Peromyscus leucopus breed LL Stock chromosome 9, UCI_PerLeu_2.1, whole genome shotgun sequence genome encodes:
- the Pde12 gene encoding 2',5'-phosphodiesterase 12, whose amino-acid sequence MWRLPGRVALRRVGSVVEACSRAEAAAEAETPARAMERAVVRCVPSEPKLSLSFALADGSHKNMQRDQSEPLGRALSRIATNALKGHAKVAAAKKNRKSRAHSSGGAACAATGPEAAAACEPVVKLYYREEAVAEDVLNVDAWQDGAVLQIGDVKYKVERNPPAFTELQLPRYIMAGFPVCPKLSLEFGDSASSVFRWYKEVRPGAAEPGDSGLASSSRSLPSSAWTETGVDERVYTPCNADIGLRLKLRCTPGNGQRFGPSRELESVCPVEAGPGTCTFDHRHLYTKKVTEDAFIRTVSYNILADTYAQTEFSRTVLYPYCAPYALELDYRQNLIQKELTGYNADLICLQEVDRAVFSDSLVPALEAFGLEGVFRIKQHEGLATFYRKSKFTLLSQHDISFQEALESDPLHRELLEKLALNPLAQEKVLQRSSVLQISVLQSTKDSSKKICVANTHLYWHPKGGYIRLIQMAVALVHIRHVSCDLYPGIPVIFCGDFNSTPSTGMYHFVVNGSITEDHEDWASNGEEERCNMSLTHLSRLKSACGEPAYTNYVGGFHGCLDYIFIDLNAFEVEQVIPLPSHEEVTTHQALPSVSHPSDHIALVCDLKWK is encoded by the exons ATGTGGAGGCTCCCAGGCCGCGTCGCGCTTCGTCGGGTCGGGTCGGTGGTGGAGGCGTGCAGCCGGGCCGAGGCCGCAGCCGAGGCCGAGACCCCCGCGCGCGCCATGGAGCGCGCAGTGGTGCGCTGTGTGCCCTCGGAGCCCAAGCTCAGCCTGTCTTTCGCGCTGGCCGACGGCAGCCACAAGAACATGCAGCGCGACCAGAGCGAGCCTCTGGGCCGGGCCCTCAGCCGGATCGCCACCAACGCCCTGAAGGGCCACGCGAAGGTCGCCGCTGCCAAGAAGAACAGGAAGAGCCGAGCCCACTCGAGCGGCGGCGCGGCCTGCGCGGCGACGGGGCCCGAAGCGGCCGCGGCCTGCGAGCCGGTGGTGAAGCTGTACTACCGAGAGGAGGCCGTGGCGGAGGATGTGCTCAACGTGGATGCCTGGCAGGACGGCGCCGTGCTGCAGATCGGCGATGTCAAGTACAAGGTAGAGCGCAACCCGCCTGCCTTCACGGAGCTGCAGTTGCCGCGCTACATCATGGCCGGCTTCCCGGTGTGCCCCAAACTCAGCCTGGAATTCGGGGATTCCGCCAGCTCCGTGTTCCGCTGGTACAAAGAAGTCAGACCCGGTGCGGCAGAGCCCGGGGACAGCGGCCTCGCGTCCTCGTCTCGCTCCTTGCCGTCTTCAGCTTGGACCGAGACGGGTGTCGACGAGCGCGTCTACACCCCGTGCAACGCGGACATCGGGCTCCGGCTCAAGCTCCGCTGCACCCCGGGCAACGGGCAGCGCTTCGGGCCAAGCCGCGAGCTGGAAAGCGTGTGTCCGGTGGAGGCCGGGCCTGGCACCTGCACTTTTGACCATCGACACCTGTACACCAAGAAGGTGACAGAGGACGCCTTCATCCGTACTGTCTCCTACAACATCCTGGCAGACACGTACGCCCAGACTGAGTTCTCTCGGACAGTCCTGTACCCGTACTGTGCCCCCTACGCCCTGGAGCTTGACTACCGCCAGAACCTTATCCAGAAGGAGCTCACGGGCTACAACGCAGACCTCATCTGTTTGCAGGAGGTGGACCGCGCAGTGTTCTCCGACAGCTTGGTGCCGGCCCTGGAGGCCTTCGGGCTGGAGGGCGTGTTTCGAATCAAACAGCACGAAGGCCTGGCCACTTTCTACCGGAAGTCAAAGTTTACCCTCCTTAGCCAACACGACATTTCTTTTCAAGAAGCCTTGGAGTCGGACCCTCTGCACAGAGAATTACTAGAGAAACTGGCTTTGAACCCTCTAGCGCAGGAGAAGGTCCTCCAGAGATCGTCTGTCCTTCAG ATTTCAGTTCTTCAGTCTACAAAGGACTCTTCTAAAAAGATATGTGTTGCTAATACCCATCTCTACTGGCACCCAAAAG GTGGATATATTCGTCTCATTCAAATGGCAGTAGCTTTGGTTCACATTAGACATGTTTCGTGTGACCTGTATCCTGGCATACCAGTTATATTTTGTGGAGACTTTAATAGCACACCATCAACAGGAATGTATCATTTTGTCGTCAATGGCAGCATTACAGAGGATCACGAAGACTGGGCTTCcaatggggaagaggaaaggtgcAACATGTCTCTCACACACCTTTCCAGACTGAAAAGTGCTTGTGGTGAACCTGCTTACACAAATTATGTTGGTGGCTTCCACGGATGTCTAGATTACATTTTCATTGACTTAAATGCTTTCGAGGTTGAACAGGTTATACCGTTACCTAGTCATGAAGAAGTTACCACCCACCAGGCCTTACCTAGTGTTTCTCATCCTTCTGATCACATAGCACTGGTATGtgatttaaaatggaaatag